The Drosophila sechellia strain sech25 chromosome 2R, ASM438219v1, whole genome shotgun sequence nucleotide sequence GTGGCAGGTTAAGGCGATTGAATATTTAACCCAATTTGTTTTTAACCATTTTTCCCTCTTCACATTTCTCTCATTGCAGACTGAACAAAGCGGCAGCAGGATAAACGGATTTCCCAAGCAGCGCGTTCAGCGGAAAAAGCTCCGGGTAAAAGAAAAGCGTACAGCAATCGTTAAACTGTTTCGCGCGGCGGGGAATGGTATATTTCTTGGGGGATTGGGGCATGGGAGATTCTGACTTGTCGTCATATCAGCAACATGTTCCAAATATACAGCAGCCGCAACGCATCCATGGACATGATCTACTcttgcaacaacagcagcagcagcagcagctcccacagcagcagcagcagcaacagcaagaaCTTGAGGCACAAATCTCCAGTAGCCTAAGCCAAGTGCCATCGCAGTTGCAGTTCGCCAGTGGCTCCAGCTTCCTGCAACAAGGCTCATCTCCCTCGCCGTCCCAGCAACAACATGGTCctgtcagcagcagcagcgtcgTAACTGCCAATCTCCAGCAGCTGTCggtgagcagcagcaactccagcagcagcagtagcaacaacaacagcgccaGTGGCTGCAACACTCCCACCAAACCACAAAAGCAGAAACCACTGCTGCTCCCAGAAGCAGCTGCTCCCGCTGCCACCGCTGTCGGCAAGTCGTTAAAGAACCCACAGCTGAGCAAGGATCTTCTGGACAATGAGGATGAGGTGGCATTGCACCCGCTATCCAACCAGGTGAGTCCCAAATCAAACCCGATCAAAGACCGTCAAATATTTTGATCTGTATTTGAGCCCGCTGGCCGCCTACCTCTTCCTAATCTCAATCAGTAGGGCGCTGTATAGAGATTGACAGAACTCCTCGAGACCCGCGTACGCGTTCCTCTCGATAAAGGTCTTGACCACTGCCCACACGGACTTGAGAAACTGAATCTGGGCAAAGACCAAAACGTCTGTGTGCTCTTCCACGGTGGCCTTCAGGCAGAAGTGCATCAGGACGACGAAGGTGTCCGCGTAGGGGATATCTGCGTTGACGCTCTGCACATCGATCGAGTACAGTTGACCGGGTTGGCTGCACTCGCGCATGGTCTGTGTCTCGGTAATTTTGGCAGTTTTGGGACCAACGTTCGCCTGAAGTGTCACAGTCATCGAGACAGTGCGCTGATTTTGGCCACCGGCATTCCGTGCCCAGACGCCCATATTCAGATCGGTGGACTTGCGTCGCTCATGGAAGCTCTGCAGGAACGGCGAGGCAGAGAAGAGCATGTTGAACAGTGCGTCCACCCGCACCGTCAGCCGCTCCTGCAGAAGCTTGCGCCCCTCGTGCGACGCACTGCACCGAGCGGTCAGGTCCTCCGGCCTTCTGTACCCTGCGCCTGCGGTCGTTTTTAATTGTAGTGTTTTCGATGGGCTACTTGTTAGTGTGTTTCGGTTGCTCCCAGATTTTTTTCCGCGCTTACCGGATGTTTGTGGTATGGTTTCTCTGCTGACCAGCGCCGTAACTGCCACCGAATTGCAATGCGTGCTCCGCGTACTAAGCTTGCGGTGTGTCCGACTCTGTTCCGTCTGAGTAAAATTTGACTGCCTTGTCGACGTTGGTGGCTTCTTTTTTCCGGCGGCGGCGGTCGAATCAGGCTTGTTCTTATCATCCCTGCCCGCCGTCGAGCCGCGCTGGCCGCTCCAGAAAAGCCGTTGGTGTGTCGTAACTGCCGTTGCCGGGTCCTGAAATTCCTCAGAGCTTAGCGGACCACGTACTATGGCAGGGCTCCTGCAGTTCGAAGTGCTCCTGCTCAACCGATTGCAGTTGCTGCTAGACGGCTTGTCCATCGCCAAAGGTTTTCGGAATCGGTGGCTTAACCGGGCCTGAATCGACTTCATATTTTAGCCAACGTTCTTAGTCATCTTCAATTAAAACATTGTCAATGACACCATAAAATCGAATCACTCGAATTTTGTCAGTAAGGTTAAAGGGTACTAAGCCCATGCCCAGATTCTCATGGGTGCCTAGAGTTTCCCGGCAGTTCGCTTTTGTGCCTCCGATAAAAGCAAAGAAGTGACGTAGGACCGTAGGACGATA carries:
- the LOC6615410 gene encoding protein Aster-A; amino-acid sequence: MKSIQARLSHRFRKPLAMDKPSSSNCNRLSRSTSNCRSPAIVRGPLSSEEFQDPATAVTTHQRLFWSGQRGSTAGRDDKNKPDSTAAAGKKKPPTSTRQSNFTQTEQSRTHRKLSTRSTHCNSVAVTALVSRETIPQTSGAGYRRPEDLTARCSASHEGRKLLQERLTVRVDALFNMLFSASPFLQSFHERRKSTDLNMGVWARNAGGQNQRTVSMTVTLQANVGPKTAKITETQTMRECSQPGQLYSIDVQSVNADIPYADTFVVLMHFCLKATVEEHTDVLVFAQIQFLKSVWAVVKTFIERNAYAGLEEFCQSLYSALLIEIRKR